In Toxotes jaculatrix isolate fToxJac2 chromosome 12, fToxJac2.pri, whole genome shotgun sequence, the following are encoded in one genomic region:
- the LOC121190452 gene encoding plastin-3, with translation MSGKITKEEMEEMREIFGKIDLDGDGYICDFELNELLKEAGHALPGYMVREIIQKLDRNKDNKISFEEFLSIVQELRGSEIAKTFRKVINRKEGILAIGGTSELSSEGTQHSYSEEERYAFVNWINSALEKDPDCQHVLPMDPNTDSLFTSVGDGIVLCKMINLSVPDTIDERTINKKKLTPFTIQENLNLALNSASAIGCHVVNIGALDLKEGKPHLVLGLLWQIIKIGLFADIELSRNEALAALLRDGETLEDLMKLSPEELLLRWANYHLENAGWQKINNFSSDIKDSRAYFHLLNQISPKGTEEDQPRIDINMAGFSEKDDMKRAEAMLQQADRLSCRQFVTPADVVSGNPKLNLAFVANLFNKYPALTKPENEDIDWGLLEGETREERTFRNWMNSLGVNPHVNHLYGDLQDAMVILQLYERIKVPVDWNNKVNKPPYPKLGTNMKKLENCNYAVELGKTAKFSLVGIGGQDLNDGNATLTLALVWQLMRRYTLNVLEELGDGEKVNDDIIVKWVNKTLAEAGKSTKISSFKDKEISSSLAVLELIDAIQPGSINYELIKTGSLSEDDKLENAKYAVSMARKIGARVYALPEDLVEVKPKMVMTVFACLMGRGMKRV, from the exons ATGTCTGGAAAGATAACaaaagaggagatggaggagatgagGGAGATCTTTGGGAAAATAG aTCTGGATGGCGATGGATATATCTGTGATTTTGAACTCAATGAGCTCCTCAAAGAGGCCGGCCACGCCCTACCTGGATACATGGTTCGAGAGATCATCCAGAAACTCGATCGCAACAAGGATAATAAGATCAGCTTTGAAGAGTTTTTGTCG ATCGTCCAGGAACTGAGGGGCAGTGAAATAGCGAAAACTTTCCGCAAGGTCATCAACAGAAAAGAAGGCATCCTGGCTATTGGAGGGACGTCTGAGCTGTCAAGCGAAGGCACACAACACTCGTACTCTG AGGAGGAGCGATATGCCTTTGTGAACTGGATCAACAGTGCCCTGGAAAAAGATCCTGACTGCCAACATGTCCTGCCCATGGATCCCAACACAGACTCCCTCTTCACATCTGTCGGGGACGGTATAGTTCTCTG CAAAATGATCAACCTGTCAGTGCCAGACACCATCGATGAGAGAACCATAAATAAGAAGAAGCTGACGCCATTTACAATACAG GAGAATCTGAACCTGGCCTTGAACTCTGCTTCTGCCATTGGCTGCCATGTGGTGAACATTGGCGCTTTAGACCTGAAAGAGGGGAAGCCCCATCTGGTGCTGGGCCTCCTGTGGCAGATCATCAAGATCGGTCTGTTTGCTGACATCGAGCTCAGCAGGAATGAAG CGCTGGCGGCATTGCTGAGGGACGGGGAAACGCTGGAGGACCTGATGAAGCTGTCTCCAGAAGAGCTGCTGTTACGCTGGGCAAACTATCACCTGGAAAATGCTGGCTGGCAGAAGATCAACAACTTCAGCTCTGACATCAAG GACTCAAGGGCCTATTTCCACCTCCTGAATCAAATCTCTCCAAAGGGCACCGAAGAAGACCAGCCTCGCATAGACATCAACATGGCTGGCTTCAGT GAGAAAGATGACATGAAGAGAGCAGAAGCCATGCTGCAGCAGGCCGACAGGCTCAGCTGTCGACAGTTTGTCACCCCGGCTGATGTCGTCAGTGGAAACCCCAAACTCAACCTGGCCTTTGTGGCCAATCTGTTCAACAAATACCCAGCGCTGACCAAGCCTGAGAATGAGGACATTGACTGGGGACTGTTGGAAG GTGAGACAAGAGAAGAGAGGACGTTCAGAAACTGGATGAACTCTCTGGGAGTGAACCCACATGTCAATCATCTGTATGG AGACCTACAGGATGCCATGGTCATCCTTCAACTCTATGAGAGGATTAAAGTGCCTGTTGACTGGAACAACAAGGTCAACAAGCCACCTTACCCCAAGCTGGGAACCAACATGAAAAAG TTGGAGAATTGTAACTATGCAGTAGAACTGGGCAAAACAGCCAAGTTCTCCCTCGTTGGCATCGGCGGGCAGGACCTGAACGACGGCAACGCTACCCTGACTCTGGCACTGGTGTGGCAGCTGATGAGAAG aTATACGTTGAATGTACTGGAGGAActgggagatggagagaaagtaaATGATGACATCATTGTAAAATGGGTGAACAAAACGTTGGCGGAGGCTGGAAAATCAACCAAGATTTCAAGCTTCAAG GACAAGGAGATCAGCAGCAGTTTGGCAGTACTGGAGCTGATAGACGCCATCCAGCCCGGCAGCATCAATTACGAGCTGATAAAAACCGGCAGCCTCTCTGAAGACGACAAGCTGGAGAACGCCAA ATATGCCGTCTCTATGGCGAGGAAGATCGGAGCCCGTGTCTATGCTCTGCCGGAGGACCTCGTGGAGGTCAAACCCAAAATGGTGATGACAGTCTTTGCCTGCTTGATGGGTCGGGGGATGAAGCGGGTCTAA